The Lysobacter gummosus genome includes a region encoding these proteins:
- the phnD gene encoding phosphate/phosphite/phosphonate ABC transporter substrate-binding protein translates to MWSLLLCIGIAGAAAAAPPAQPVPAAQATPLRFGILPTGGPAESRQDWQALLDDLAKALNRPVESVSVSTYEGMHQAIAAGRVDVAFLSGKLALDSVLNNNMQVSVRLTRLDGTPGYRSVLIARRSGPIRNLATLLAAPGRWRYARSEPLSVSGYLVPEAQLFARRDLSSDLFFKSVTINNHQNNALAVANGEVDVASNNDADLERFAVRFPRQHAQLRVLWQSDLIPHAVLVVSRSLPAETRAAVRRFLIDYGRGGDAVRERRNLLKIHELSGFEAADNRALLPFEEIEYILEMQQAHSARWIDENAKRARLERLRAEHDRIERQLTR, encoded by the coding sequence GTGTGGTCCTTGCTGCTGTGCATCGGCATCGCCGGAGCGGCCGCCGCTGCCCCTCCTGCGCAGCCCGTGCCTGCCGCGCAGGCAACGCCGCTGCGGTTCGGGATCCTGCCCACCGGCGGTCCGGCCGAATCCAGGCAGGACTGGCAAGCGCTGCTCGACGACCTGGCGAAGGCGCTGAACCGCCCGGTGGAAAGCGTGTCGGTGAGCACTTACGAGGGCATGCACCAAGCCATCGCCGCGGGCCGCGTGGACGTCGCCTTCCTGTCGGGCAAGCTCGCGCTGGACTCTGTGCTCAACAACAACATGCAGGTTTCGGTCCGGCTTACCCGCCTCGACGGCACTCCGGGCTATCGTTCGGTACTGATCGCACGGCGCAGCGGGCCGATCCGCAATCTGGCGACGCTGCTCGCCGCTCCGGGCCGATGGCGCTACGCGCGCAGCGAACCGCTGTCGGTCTCCGGCTATCTCGTCCCCGAAGCGCAGCTGTTCGCGCGCCGCGACCTCAGCTCCGATCTGTTCTTCAAATCGGTCACCATCAACAATCACCAGAACAACGCCCTCGCCGTCGCCAACGGCGAGGTCGATGTCGCCAGCAACAACGACGCCGATCTCGAACGTTTCGCCGTGCGCTTCCCGCGCCAGCATGCCCAGTTGCGCGTGCTGTGGCAGTCCGACCTGATCCCGCACGCGGTCCTGGTGGTCTCGCGCTCGCTGCCGGCGGAAACGCGCGCGGCGGTCCGGCGGTTTCTGATCGACTACGGACGCGGCGGCGATGCCGTGCGGGAACGCCGCAACCTGCTGAAGATCCACGAATTGTCCGGATTCGAGGCCGCCGACAACCGCGCGCTGCTGCCGTTCGAGGAGATCGAATACATCCTGGAGATGCAGCAGGCGCACTCCGCGCGCTGGATCGACGAAAACGCCAAACGCGCCCGCCTCGAGCGCCTGCGCGCCGAGCACGACCGCATCGAAAGGCAACTCACGCGCTAA
- a CDS encoding LuxR C-terminal-related transcriptional regulator, with protein MRVLIADDHRLIVEGVKTKLSELEHQVEFVVAMNIAEFDAVVNRPDSPLDLAIIDISMPGAQGHRHIAEMRRVAADVPIIVLSGSEDTELIRTLLELGVQGFIPKAYSPDVMLSAVRLVLSGGVYVPPLLLAGVQARGWTPAVEMPAAARNLSATVEQHSLDGLRQILTERQIDVMRLLSQGKPNKLIARNLGISEGTVKIHLAAIFRALNVRNRVEAVVASRRLVEP; from the coding sequence ATGAGAGTACTGATTGCCGACGACCATCGCCTCATCGTCGAGGGCGTCAAGACCAAACTGTCCGAGCTCGAGCACCAGGTCGAATTCGTCGTGGCGATGAACATCGCCGAGTTCGACGCGGTGGTGAACCGACCCGACAGCCCACTGGATCTGGCGATCATCGATATCTCCATGCCCGGCGCGCAGGGGCATCGCCACATCGCCGAAATGCGCCGTGTCGCCGCGGACGTGCCGATCATCGTGCTGTCGGGATCGGAGGACACCGAGCTGATCCGCACGCTGCTCGAACTCGGCGTCCAGGGCTTCATCCCCAAGGCCTATTCGCCCGACGTCATGCTGTCGGCCGTGCGCCTGGTGCTGTCGGGCGGCGTGTACGTGCCGCCGTTGCTGCTCGCCGGGGTCCAGGCGCGCGGCTGGACGCCCGCGGTCGAAATGCCGGCCGCGGCGCGCAACCTGTCCGCGACCGTCGAGCAGCACTCGCTCGACGGCCTGCGCCAGATCCTCACCGAGCGCCAGATCGACGTCATGCGCCTGCTGTCGCAGGGCAAGCCCAACAAACTGATCGCGCGCAACCTCGGCATCAGCGAAGGCACGGTCAAGATCCACCTGGCCGCCATTTTTCGCGCGCTCAACGTTCGCAACCGGGTCGAGGCCGTGGTGGCCTCGCGTCGTTTGGTCGAGCCGTGA